The sequence CTTCGATAATATAATCAATGATCTATCGCTACTGAATAGCTTGGGCGTTAAGCTGGTTGTTGTACATGGCGCACGCCCCCAGATAGAGCGACAGCTCCAAGCCTCACACATTCAATCAGAATTTCATAATGGCGTTCGGGTGACCGCACGAGAGCACGTAGTAGACGTAATGAAAGCCATTGGCGAAACTCGCTTCAGCATTGAAGCCGCTTTTTCATGCGGGCTGCCAGAATCGCCTATGTATGGTGCTAAAATTCGAGTGCGCAGTGGTAATTTCGTCACCGCTATGCCGCGCGGCGTACTCGATGGTATCGACTATCAGCTCACCGGAAAAGTCCGTAGTGTCGACGCCGATGCTATTCAAAAACAGCTTATCGATAGTGCACTAACGCTCGTGTCACCTCTAGGCTATTCCTTTACCGGCGAAGCGTTTAATTTAAGTTTCGCCGATGTCGCAATTCATATTGCCACTGCCTTGAAAGCCGACAAACTCATTGCCTATAACGACGACGGCCCTATTATCGATAAAGCCGACAAACAATTTCGTGAACTGACCTTACTACAATGCGAGCGTTTTTTGGTGGAGCAACAACACCACACTCGGTCCAATACCTATTTTGCTTTACGTGCTTGCCATAAGGCTTGTGACGGCGGCGTATCTCGCGCCCATGTGGTATCGTCAAATGAGGACGGAGCACTTCTCAAAGAACTCTTTACACGCGATGGCTCCGGCACCATGGTTTACCGTGATAGCTATGAAACAATACGCCGTGCCCGTATCGAAGATGTCGTCGGCATACTCAATTTAATTGAGCCACTAGAGCAAAAAGGTATTCTCGTGAAGCGCTCTAGAGAGCGCCTCGAGACTGAGATTAGCTTTTTCACCGTTATGGAAAAAGATAATTTAATTGTCGGCTGTGTTGCACTCTACCCCATAGAAAACGAAACGGCAGGTGAACTCGCCTGTGTTGCTATTCATCAGGAATACCAGAGCGGCGGTCGCGCCGCAAAGCTACTGACCCACATTGAACGGCAAGCCACAAAACTAAAGATGACACGCCTCTTCGCTCTTACTACCCAAACCGCCCATTGGTTTTTAGAGCAGGGTTTTCAAGAGAGTACACTCGACAATTTGCCTGGCGAACGTAAAGCGCTGTATAACTACCAACGCAATTCCAAAATCCTCGTTAAAAACATCTCTCCTTAGCCTTTCTAATACGGCAGTCGTGCAATCGCACTGCCGTATACTGCCTGCAGCATTCACATTCTGATCAATTACCCTCACGACGACTCAAGGCTTTCCGGCAAAGTAGAGGTTTA is a genomic window of Teredinibacter purpureus containing:
- the argA gene encoding amino-acid N-acetyltransferase — protein: MTDKADQYIHWFRQASPYINSHRGKTFVVMLPGDCIEQENFDNIINDLSLLNSLGVKLVVVHGARPQIERQLQASHIQSEFHNGVRVTAREHVVDVMKAIGETRFSIEAAFSCGLPESPMYGAKIRVRSGNFVTAMPRGVLDGIDYQLTGKVRSVDADAIQKQLIDSALTLVSPLGYSFTGEAFNLSFADVAIHIATALKADKLIAYNDDGPIIDKADKQFRELTLLQCERFLVEQQHHTRSNTYFALRACHKACDGGVSRAHVVSSNEDGALLKELFTRDGSGTMVYRDSYETIRRARIEDVVGILNLIEPLEQKGILVKRSRERLETEISFFTVMEKDNLIVGCVALYPIENETAGELACVAIHQEYQSGGRAAKLLTHIERQATKLKMTRLFALTTQTAHWFLEQGFQESTLDNLPGERKALYNYQRNSKILVKNISP